In Mobula hypostoma chromosome 11, sMobHyp1.1, whole genome shotgun sequence, the following are encoded in one genomic region:
- the LOC134353844 gene encoding zinc finger protein 239-like — translation MLFTCSDCEKQFTESSDLLAHQSVHTGKRPFTCSDCGKGFTQSSQLKAHQRIHTGERPFTCSECGKGFTQSTHLKIHQSVHTAERPFTCSDCGKGFTQSFQLLAHQSVHTGEWSFTCSDCGKGFTQSSKLKVHQRVHTGERPFTCSDCGKRFAQSSHLKVHQRVHTGERPFTCSDCGKGFTESSTLKVHQRCHTGQRPFTCSDCGKGFTRSPYLLAHQRVHTGERPFTCSDCGKAFTQSSQLKVHQRLHTGERPFPCSDCGKGFTRSSYLLAHRRVHTGERPFTCSDCGRGFTKSTNLQRHQRVHTGERHAQTLARDSLSGSTYRDASQFTLGRGHSPAQTVGRDSLSYRNIENRCRSRPFGPSSLHRHLL, via the coding sequence ATGCTGTTCACATGCTCAGACTGCGAGAAGCAATTCACTGAATCATCtgacctactggcacaccagtcagttcacactggtaagagaccattcacctgttcagactgtgggaagggattcactcagtcatctcaattGAAGgcacatcagcgaattcacactggggagaggccgttcacctgctctgaatgtgggaagggattcactcagtcaacCCACTTAAAGATacatcagtcagttcacactgcagagaggccattcacctgctccgactgtgggaagggattcactcagtcattccaactactggcacaccaatcggttcacactggggagtggtcattcacctgctcggactgtgggaagggattcactcagtcctctaaactgaaggtacatcaacgagttcacactggggagaggccgtttacctgctcagactgtggaaagaGATTTGCCCAGTCATCtcatctgaaggtacatcagcgagttcacactggggagagaccattcacatgctcagactgtgggaagggattcactgagtcatctactctgaaggtacatcagcgatgTCACACTGGGCAGAGACCGTTcacttgctcagactgtgggaagggatttactcgaTCACCTTACCTtttggcacaccagcgagttcacacaggggagagaccgttcacctgctcagactgtgggaaggcattcactcagtcatctcaactgaaggtacatcagcgacttcacactggggagaggccatttccctgctcggactgtgggaagggattcactcgatcatcttaCCTACTGGCACAccggcgagttcacactggggagagaccgttcacctgctcagactgtggaagaGGATTCACTAAGTCGAccaacctacagagacaccaacgagttcacactggggagagacatGCTCAGACTTTggcaagggattcactcagtggATCCACCTACAGAGATGCCAGTCAGTTCACattggggagaggccattcacctgctcagactgtgggaagggattcactgagttatagaaacatagaaaataggtgcaggagtaggccattcggcccttcgagcctgcaccgccatttattatga